Genomic window (Manduca sexta isolate Smith_Timp_Sample1 chromosome 26, JHU_Msex_v1.0, whole genome shotgun sequence):
ttgatatattttaattagatattgtaaactttatttgtatcaatttatttatgtttattatactgtttgtttcctgtactataataaattaaattaaatttaattttattccaggTGGATTATTTCGTGTTGATCCTGGAGGGCCGCGTGGAGGTGACGGTGGGTCGCGAGAACCTCGTGTTCGAGGCGGGACCCTTCACGTACTTCGGCGTGCAGGCGCTCACGCAAAACGTCGGCGTCGGTCAGTACAGCATTATTTAAGTTCGATTAAAACTTTGGTTGAGTTTTTTCTCACATACGATAGGCATTTCTTATGTCTACTAGGAGGCCACAACCTTTCCCTTATGTGTTTACTATAATATGTTgaccgaaataaatattttttcatttaacaaAACTATGGTTTGTGACTAGTTAATTGACGCTGAAGCcggtatgaaatatttttataatagtgtgTATATTAATGCTCCCATCtttcatgaaatataattatttacactaATGATCAACTGTATGACAGAGCTATAAATTATAGCAATAATACTGGATTATGTAGAAAAATACATACGACTAGTTTCATACTTGCAGTTTCGCCTGCGTAAAAGAGTTTTCTGGGGTAATTTTTTTTCGGCTTACTagatatgtatcattatattatgaccaaattacacaaactcattataaattgtggcctatatgttattctgatgaataaccaatattactgtaaagtttcatccaaatccgtttagtagtttttgccTGACaggggaacaaacatacatacatacatccatcctcacaaactttcgcatttatgatattagagactttcccgtcctcacacccaccactacaactcctgttaGCCAGggtcagcagtggcacgcattttatgacaccgagcggtgaagcccGGTGAGTCTCAGGGAAGACTAATATGtcatcccgcaacgaaattaatcaaatagaaagatagggaggagttggaaatattaattgtccacttccctccatagcaatgcgggtgacaaaatcatgatctaaggaggcgttttaacctcaaggatagggacatttataactagataagctagcaatttataatattagtaggataaaatGAGCTACCCTTCACGTATCGTTTGAGTGCATTTGAGTTGTGTGTACCGCGTGGTGTCCCGCAGCGGAGTCCCCGACGCCGTCTGCGATGGGCTCGCTGCAGAACATCAACATGGACTCGATGCTGCGCCACACGTTCGTGCCGGACTACTCCGTGCGCGCCATCACGGAACTCTTCTACCTCACCGTCAAGCGGTCAGTGCCACGTCGACACTACTACAGATCTATAGAATGACATACGACCCTTGGCAATATATCACTGGCTCACTGTTATAAAGGCCTAGGTTCATTTTTACTTACAAAAGTGAGATTAAAAATGTTCATGTTGGCAAAAATTTATGGACAATAATTCATGGATCCCCTTTTATTTATGAactattgaaaattttcactgaaaaagacTTTGTATAACATAGAAGCTTGGAATAGTGAGCAAGCGATATTTAGTATATCAAGTTATAAAAAGCAAGATAACACTAATTAAATAACACTAGTTGCCTATGGAAAGACGTAATtggtacatattaaaattaaggtaAAGCGTCTCTATCACTCACATTTATAAGATATTTCGCCACTGAATCCCCGTTTCTCTTTATAAAATTCGttgtgtaattaatatttaagtgtttTGTACACGCACCATAACATAACATATATTTCCGTGGCAGGACCCTTTACTTGGCGGCGAAACGCGCCACACTCATGGAGAAGGGCGCGCTGTCCAAAGGCGCCATCAACGAACAGTTCGACAACGAAGTGGATAAAGTGAGTACACTGTAGTTATCTTACACATAATGGAAATGACAGCcatttgttgaaaaaatatttaacctaaAACCTACAGAGACAAAATAAGTTTCATAACATGAAGTTCCGGAACCTATACTTAAGGCAAAACGAGGGCTAATACTTCACAGGAACAAGATTTTTATTACGAAAGAGTCTTAAATCAAAAATCTCTTAGAAATCCATTGAAAAAGCGTCTACAGCATCTGTTATATCATGGTGTGAGATAACATATTAAAGACACTGCCATAAATGAAATAGACAACGACACCAAACACCTATAGATTTAATATCTAATGGCATTTCGGAAACGTTAGAAATTGTGACGTCATGCGTGAACCAGTCGAGAAACCAGATAAAACTTCGACTGGCATGCGTAAAAGAAAAAGCTCgattataaaattctaaaacaagAATTTCCTAAATTCCTATATCACCTTCACCTGATCCTTTTCCCTTCCGTGGATCAGAGCATCATAATATGTTCTACATACAAAGGCGTCGCCAAGGGGGGTAGGGAGGGGCAAAGTCCCAAGTgtttgacttgacttgcttgatcgatcattcccgtacgtcgaaactAGAATGAATTCACCTATTCCATTGCTAATATTCCGTAGGATTAATTACGCTCCGctctatattattgttaaagcgggagagggaGAATGGGAGAAGAACATGTGCTCTGTACTTTACATACAATTCATACTTATATCAACCCCCCATTCGGTCCATCGGCCGGCGACGCTCTTGTTTGCATATAAGCGGTGGACATCACCTATATGTAAACCTAATGCTCGTCTGTCACCATTttcctaagaaaaaaaaacctctGAAAATTGTCTTCCATACCCACTCCTCACCTTTTCCACACACCCCCATTCCAGAATCTGTGCAACTCGTCGAGCGCGAACATCCCCATATCGTTGATATCCCGGAAGTTGCTCGGCATGTCGGCGAGCAACACCGCCGACACACACTCTAACGACATCACACGCGataaggttttgtttttttagcgTTTTTGAGTGGCTTTAATGGACTGATAATGTTAATGGATATAGAATCAAAggattacatacatattatgttatcatTGTGCAGTTTGTTCGATTATAATTGTAAGGGCATCGTATTGCATAGTCTACAATCTAATTATTAtgcgataaatatattttattttgaaaactaCTTACATGCCTGcgataaacaaataaatccCCTGGTATTGCGGAGTTTCATGAATGATGAGCATCATTTTCCGTCACGTGATTCCTATAACTAGTTTGACGGTTTTGgtctataaatatatctttgatgtttgtgattttgACAAGGTCGTGTTATAACGTGTGATCGGGTTAAATTAAACGTAAATTTTACATTAGTAGGTAAATATCTACAATTTATTCATAGTAGAAAAATGCAAAGATAAACAGGAAGCTTTTAGGAACTACCTTCAGTtttctgataaaaaataatattgaggtAATACTAATTGAATTTCTGAAATCCGTAAAACAGTATCCGTCTAGACAAAACATTATCGAGCTGATGCAAGTGTGCCAAAACTACACATCGTCGGAAATGTTGGACGAATGCGACCAATATGTGAAACAAAATTCGCCAAACACTTGGCCAAACGACTCAAACGCTGTTCAGTACACGAACTGCGACGAAAACGACCAACCGTCAATGTCGGAGCGAGCGACCAATGTTGGCGATAGAAAGACGACTGGCCCAGTGGTTACTGATGATGACTTGACCTGTGCAGAATGCGTAGAGAATAATTATTGGATGGACAACAAAGTAGCTAAAAGTTTGAATGATAAGCCTggttagttattttaaatttacatgtaGGTTATCATTGTAAGACATTTGAATTACGTTCAagatttttacttatattgtacTCGTATGTATATTGTAGATGTACTGAGAAAATTACATAGCCGTTCAAAGTAATTTGTAGATTACGAACATCTAATAGGCTATTATCATCAGTGatacatattgtagaaatgtttgtctccacatttataaaaagaaaaaaaaaacttttcaataaattttaaatatgaatatttttaggttCCGATCACAAGAAGAAAAAAGCGACATTTCATACCGATTCCTCCCTCCTCACCTTCCACCACCTTTATCCGTCGAGCCACGACCAAATCGATTCGAAATCTAttgattataaaacttttaactcTGACATCGATTTAAACTTGAAATCGATAGATGCGACCAAGCCTTATTACAGAGACATCCAATGCCATCGTAACGATGATAATTATCGACAACCGAATCAAGATATCGGTTGTAAATCGTTTAATATCGATTATTCCCAGTATAACAGTTCTAATTCGAATTGCCATATCGATTGCATTcgaacagatttttataaccACGACTGTCTTATGAATGACGTAGATTGCAATAAGATTCCTAATTCAATCGATTGTAATAATCGATACCCAGAATATGAGAGAAGGAATGTGTTTTACGATAAAGAAAGTAAAGAGGAAAGAGCTGCTTTACATAAACGAAGGCAAGAGACGGATCAAATAATGTTGGACCAACTTGCTAGAATATTAGCCATATTGGAGAGGAATCCTACTTGAAACAGGTTTGCTAAATGTATCAAATATCTCGTTGGATTCTACTGGGGGTAATTTATTAGGCACAGTGAAATTGGACCatgataagaaaaaaatgtaccACATGGAAATGGCTTAAAATGTTACTAGTCGGCCACGTAAGATTGTCGGCGACAactttacttgatatgtattagTGTGGTTGGGGAAAGtgtgttattttcaatattttaattgtgtaattatttttgtttcgacAGTTATTGCAGTCGGTAGATGAAGACATCAGCATAAGTGGAGAACACAAAACACCTTCCAGACAGGTAAGTTAAAACATATATTCAAATAGGTATCtctacaatacaatataactaCGTTAGACGCACGCAGAGAGATGATTGATAGCTAGTTATTGTAagctaatatatttatttaccttattCTTATATGTGTAATgcctatataattaaattattctattttatataatttattattagtatcatatttattgtaatatatacatacatttaataataatatttcaccatttttggatgcacctaccttgtttatATCTGCACCACCgtaaggtcgactggtagaaaatgcctctggcattaagtccgcctatatacttatctgtatataaggtgtataaataaataaatatgcgttGTGTGGAGGTGTCGCCGCACGCGCTGCCGCCGCCCGCGTCTGCGAGTGCGCACACGCGCGCCTCCTTCACCTCGCCCGACCGCAACGGGGACGTGTTCGCGCGCGCCGACGAGCAGGAGAAACTACTCAAGTAACACACATACACTTTACATCGGGATACAAGTCTTTGGGCTATGATTAGGGACCTTAAAACAGAACACGGATAAATAACTAAAGAATCTTTATACTTTTACGTTTTTAAGAAATCTTCGCCATAACTTAACTTCCGAAATAATGTTTACTGATGCCAAAATCACAATCATTACCGCCTTTGTACATTACAAactgataaaattattacttacgaACAAAACTACTTACTTAAATGTACTTAATTTGTTTATCTCATATATTAACTTCatagaaataattacaaaaatgctTATCCAAGTCGATGTATGTACTTAAAACATCCTGTCGAATTTGATCTTGCATTTGCCAAATAATGACGGTTATAAGTACATTTACACAACTGTATCATAACTATATGGGGAAAATAGTCATAATAGGAATTATCTAAGTCAGGTTTAAAtaagtaagttttttaaatagttaacatgagttgtaataatatattaatgaataaattataatcagtattATGTTATACgaaaattaacttatttaaagTAAACATCCAGTAAAAGAGACGGGTCAAGCCTCaccatattgtaaaaatatttttcgttattatttatgtcgttttttttattaatattgcatttgtattagataatatttgttataatggCAAATCCCGTCTAGTTTAATGGATGCTTACTATTATTGCATTACACATTGAGTGCTGCCGCCTCAGTGaccgaattttatttataatatttgtaacatttgttgtattttaatgcCGGCCGTACACAGCCTGAGAGATTGCAACGTGTCCAAACTGTTCAATTTCGTCGAtctttagaacatgtgtggcaGCGAAACCAGTCCGAATCCCGTCGGACtgacagccattttcaataaactttcCAATCTCAATCCGATTCAGAgaataaaccaatgaaaataagtaatttgtaaacatgtcaaaaaatctttgttctgagtgatccattttgagatagatcaagaaaagcgattaggatcgtttattgaaaatggcggttaataaAGTCACGGTTGCGACACAATATTCCTAGATTTAGCAGTATTACGTACGTGTAACCCCATAAGATAACACATTATAGAACTAAAATATGATGACTTGAATGACTGCATACAAATATCTTAATACCTACGATACTCTTAGAAAAATAgtacctattttaaaatgtcacaaAGAAATAATTGCATTTCTCGATGAATAAAATAGGTGCCGtagattacaaaaatattttacactctTGATAACGGAGGAAATTCTCAGAGtactttaaagtttatattaagtGTGGTGAGACGGAACGCTGGTCACACAGCGGTGTTGTGCGTTTATGGTTGAAAGCAAGGCTTTTATATGAacgtaaagtaatattatgtaaataatgtgaTAAGTAGTCTAGATGTTAGATCAATGTTAACCATGCAGAGTGCGGCGGCTGAGGACTGAGAACACATCAATTGTTAAACACCGGTACTCTCTTACGTAATGCGTTTTCTCTTTGGGACTCAGTGGAATTATTCTTATCGCACTTTGATTTATTGGACGAACAAACATGTTTTGAGTCTTTATATTCCAATttctactattttattaatattttacttttgtgtaatattttattttcaacccCCAGCCGCAGTGCGTGTACAATAGAAATAAGAACAATTGTGTATGTTATTGTTAcatcaataaattgtattattgagtataaaattgtttttttttttcacgtaaaATGAAACACTGAGTGGTCCTTAAATCATATATTTGCCCTTATATTAACGTGGtacattagaaatatatttgtatggtGGTTGTTCAGTCGGAGTCGCTAGAGTCGGAGCGCGGCTCAGCGACGTCGGCGGTGAACTTGTACTCCTGGTCGGCGCCGAGGTACGCGTCCGACATGAAGTACAGCGTGTAGGAGTGGcgccccgccgcgccgcacacGAAGTCCAGGCGCACCTGATCCACAAACACATACTATTCAAACACTactgccgttttcaataaataactcGATCACATTCAATCTATCGCAAAGATGGCCTAATTAgaactaagttttttttaccaaggttttaaatgacttattttgattggtttattatttattggatcGTATCGAAGATcaagattgggattgtttatttaaacggcCGTTAATGAATAACTTAGAGTACTTCGGAATAATGAAAACCATTCgagatgtaaaataattatggaaGGGG
Coding sequences:
- the LOC119190728 gene encoding uncharacterized protein LOC119190728 — protein: MQVCQNYTSSEMLDECDQYVKQNSPNTWPNDSNAVQYTNCDENDQPSMSERATNVGDRKTTGPVVTDDDLTCAECVENNYWMDNKVAKSLNDKPGSDHKKKKATFHTDSSLLTFHHLYPSSHDQIDSKSIDYKTFNSDIDLNLKSIDATKPYYRDIQCHRNDDNYRQPNQDIGCKSFNIDYSQYNSSNSNCHIDCIRTDFYNHDCLMNDVDCNKIPNSIDCNNRYPEYERRNVFYDKESKEERAALHKRRQETDQIMLDQLARILAILERNPT